Proteins from one Pseudomonadota bacterium genomic window:
- a CDS encoding pentapeptide repeat-containing protein, giving the protein MKLIEFHCHKCGFKRGAAARHQGRRVKCPGCGVPGVIGVSADRIAAFFCGSCGLVKKTGIVNLGRKRGCPECGTSGEVIDITNGVPSVGPSKVSTSPAVGGGVGDLFRRPWFKTVLATGGFMFIFLVAYLFVGGQAGYLAATISIPSLQDRKPPPAQTRDSSQERNRLVDIQHLLSTTRDLSGRDLNRVNFSTLDLRKVNFRSANLQGADFSKTNLQKADLRDADLGGARLFNADLSGADLTGAILAGAVLNKADLTGTILAGSDFTGAELIKSSMVEINATGAVFAEAIVYEADFSRARLQGSSLAGATLTRVNFSGADFSGANLSGTNLTDSNLADCTFAEADLRKANMVGLTLDRLNFQKADLRGARLYGSSLIKTDIREADLSHADLSMARLEKANGVRAILNSANLHGADMNNMIARFAEFKESDLSGSVLSYGDLNGVVMSGANLTGAVLEHAILTRSNFSRANLTGAVLREARLADESVLIEANLTGADLAGADLRGADFTSSNLTGANLRKTRLTRTLLKNAWLNNADLSQADLTHADLSNADLKGANLTGINLTSVTNLRLDGLRSAVLNDVKLTRFDLRHANLAEAVLVHADLEDGDLSNADLSNADLSKANLSGADLRWANLTGANFSGADLSGANFNDADLNRADFKNANLSGASLLNVKNLKRARNMDGKVSAAENASSGEEHEVHESIGAESQAVETKSENGVKIWGLDVEGYGLFTDKYLHVADPGKLYENLSEVEVNLLKHQMFSRSNELAEGGGAVAGILYNVNFIPANREIPLDIQWISPDGSVVSASAEVVKYLQRRVAVARFASGRKFRPGAWKVRFYSAGKLIAEQGMDLLTPVKQVAKERSDAPPVEEKEQIASLTSSKKRKVR; this is encoded by the coding sequence TTGAAATTGATAGAATTCCATTGCCATAAATGCGGTTTTAAGCGGGGCGCGGCTGCCAGGCACCAGGGGCGGAGGGTGAAATGCCCGGGGTGCGGGGTGCCGGGCGTTATCGGTGTTTCCGCTGACAGGATTGCCGCATTTTTCTGTGGTTCCTGCGGATTGGTCAAAAAGACCGGCATAGTCAATCTGGGGCGGAAAAGGGGGTGCCCAGAATGTGGAACATCCGGAGAGGTGATCGATATCACCAACGGTGTGCCTTCAGTTGGACCCTCTAAAGTATCCACGTCTCCGGCAGTTGGAGGCGGGGTTGGCGATCTCTTCAGGAGGCCCTGGTTTAAAACCGTTCTTGCGACCGGCGGATTCATGTTCATCTTTCTTGTTGCCTACCTGTTCGTGGGCGGGCAGGCGGGATATCTTGCAGCGACGATCAGCATCCCTTCCCTGCAGGACCGGAAACCGCCCCCAGCTCAAACCAGGGATTCCTCCCAGGAAAGAAACCGTCTGGTTGATATCCAGCATCTGTTGAGCACGACCCGGGATCTCTCCGGTCGTGATCTGAACCGGGTGAATTTTTCGACCCTTGACCTGCGCAAGGTCAATTTCAGGTCTGCAAATCTCCAGGGGGCCGATTTTTCCAAGACCAATCTCCAGAAAGCAGATCTGCGTGATGCGGATCTCGGCGGCGCCAGACTGTTCAATGCCGATCTTTCGGGGGCGGATCTCACCGGGGCAATTCTCGCCGGGGCTGTCCTGAATAAAGCCGATCTCACCGGGACAATCCTGGCCGGGTCTGATTTCACCGGAGCCGAGCTGATCAAGAGCAGTATGGTTGAAATCAATGCAACCGGAGCGGTTTTTGCCGAGGCCATTGTCTACGAGGCGGACTTCAGCAGGGCGCGACTCCAGGGAAGTTCTCTTGCCGGGGCCACCCTGACCAGGGTGAATTTTTCCGGCGCTGACTTTTCCGGCGCCAATCTTTCAGGAACTAATCTTACCGATTCGAATCTTGCCGATTGCACATTTGCCGAGGCTGATCTCCGCAAGGCAAACATGGTGGGGCTGACTCTGGACAGGTTGAATTTTCAGAAGGCGGACCTGCGCGGCGCAAGGCTTTACGGGAGCAGTCTGATCAAAACGGATATCCGCGAGGCCGATCTCTCCCACGCCGATCTCAGCATGGCACGCCTCGAAAAGGCCAATGGTGTACGGGCGATACTGAATTCCGCGAACCTGCATGGGGCCGACATGAACAATATGATTGCCAGGTTTGCCGAGTTCAAGGAGTCTGACCTGAGCGGGTCTGTCCTTTCATATGGCGACCTGAACGGTGTGGTAATGAGTGGCGCCAATCTGACCGGAGCTGTTCTGGAGCATGCGATCCTCACCAGGAGCAATTTCAGCCGGGCAAACCTGACCGGTGCGGTGTTGCGCGAGGCCAGGCTTGCCGATGAATCGGTGCTTATTGAGGCAAACCTTACCGGCGCCGATCTTGCCGGAGCAGACCTCAGAGGGGCGGACTTCACCAGCAGCAATCTGACCGGCGCGAACTTGCGAAAAACCCGTCTTACCCGAACCCTGTTAAAAAATGCCTGGCTGAACAACGCCGATCTCAGCCAGGCTGATCTCACCCATGCCGATCTCTCGAACGCCGACCTGAAAGGGGCAAATCTGACCGGGATCAATCTTACCTCGGTCACCAATCTGCGCCTTGATGGTCTGCGTTCGGCGGTGCTGAACGATGTCAAACTCACCCGGTTTGATCTTCGTCATGCCAATCTGGCGGAGGCGGTTCTTGTTCATGCCGACCTCGAGGATGGTGATCTGTCCAATGCCGACCTTTCCAATGCGGACCTTAGCAAGGCGAATCTTTCAGGGGCGGACTTGCGGTGGGCCAATCTGACCGGCGCCAATTTTTCCGGCGCCGATCTTTCCGGCGCGAATTTCAACGATGCCGATCTGAACCGGGCCGACTTTAAAAATGCGAATCTTTCAGGAGCAAGTCTCCTGAACGTCAAGAATCTGAAACGCGCCAGGAATATGGATGGGAAGGTGTCAGCCGCAGAAAACGCTTCTTCCGGAGAAGAGCATGAGGTGCATGAAAGTATTGGTGCCGAATCTCAAGCTGTAGAAACTAAATCGGAAAACGGGGTCAAGATCTGGGGACTTGATGTTGAAGGGTATGGCCTCTTTACCGACAAATATCTGCATGTGGCCGATCCCGGAAAGCTCTACGAGAATTTAAGCGAGGTCGAGGTCAATCTCCTGAAACACCAGATGTTTTCCAGGAGTAATGAGTTGGCTGAAGGAGGCGGCGCGGTTGCCGGTATTCTTTATAATGTGAATTTCATTCCGGCAAATCGGGAAATCCCCCTTGATATCCAATGGATTTCACCCGACGGGTCGGTGGTGTCAGCCTCGGCCGAAGTGGTCAAATACCTGCAAAGGCGGGTTGCCGTCGCCAGATTTGCTTCCGGACGCAAGTTCCGGCCGGGCGCCTGGAAAGTCAGATTTTATTCCGCCGGAAAGTTGATTGCCGAGCAGGGCATGGATCTCCTCACCCCGGTCAAACAGGTTGCAAAAGAAAGGTCAGACGCCCCACCGGTTGAGGAAAAGGAGCAGATTGCAAGCCTCACCAGCAGCAAGAAGCGGAAGGTGCGATAA
- a CDS encoding formylglycine-generating enzyme family protein has protein sequence MMNHVFFVSFHILLFVIASVTTAIADGFWQDPATGMEFTRIQGGCFQMGQGESEKETLERLPSLFSSRANFGDELPRHEVCVGDYALSSHEVTVAEFRTFTEETAYRTDAEVDGGCMEYPIPGYRWKTADRTWLDPGFRQKDNEPVVCVSYYDAVAFANWLSEKDGKRKFRLPTEAEWEYAVREGGGDKVYGAADELGETGWFVENSPRRTSPVATGKANALGISDLNGNVWEWVGDTYAGDYYRTSPRQNPTGAAAGPFKVVRGGSWNSFAWHCRAANREFLQPVHRDTATGFRLLFTE, from the coding sequence ATGATGAACCATGTTTTTTTCGTTTCGTTTCACATTCTGCTGTTTGTAATTGCTTCGGTAACCACCGCAATTGCTGATGGATTTTGGCAGGATCCGGCAACCGGAATGGAATTTACCCGCATCCAGGGCGGCTGTTTTCAGATGGGGCAGGGTGAATCCGAAAAAGAAACCCTTGAGCGTTTGCCGAGCCTGTTCTCAAGCCGCGCCAATTTCGGGGATGAACTGCCCCGGCATGAGGTCTGTGTCGGTGACTATGCCCTTTCCAGCCACGAAGTAACCGTAGCGGAGTTCCGAACATTTACCGAAGAAACCGCCTACCGGACCGATGCTGAAGTGGATGGCGGCTGTATGGAATATCCGATCCCCGGATACCGCTGGAAAACAGCGGACCGGACCTGGCTCGACCCCGGTTTCCGTCAGAAGGACAATGAACCGGTGGTCTGTGTTTCATATTATGATGCGGTCGCTTTCGCAAATTGGCTCTCCGAGAAAGACGGGAAAAGAAAATTCCGGCTTCCCACCGAGGCGGAATGGGAATATGCGGTGCGCGAGGGTGGCGGTGACAAAGTGTATGGCGCTGCCGATGAACTTGGTGAGACAGGCTGGTTTGTTGAAAATTCTCCCAGGAGAACAAGCCCGGTGGCCACCGGAAAAGCGAACGCTCTGGGAATCAGTGATCTGAACGGCAATGTCTGGGAGTGGGTCGGTGATACCTATGCCGGCGACTATTACCGGACAAGTCCCCGCCAGAACCCGACCGGCGCCGCCGCAGGCCCCTTCAAGGTGGTCCGCGGCGGCAGCTGGAACAGTTTCGCCTGGCATTGCCGGGCAGCCAATCGTGAGTTTCTGCAGCCGGTTCATCGGGACACGGCCACCGGGTTCCGCCTGCTCTTTACCGAGTAA
- the selD gene encoding selenide, water dikinase SelD: MGPTVLSDALKGLTPPDDANLLVGYETSDDAAVYRLSDEIAMINTVDFITPPVDDPYWFGQIAAANSISDVYSMGGRPLTALNVVMFPSKLLDIGILADILKGSHDKVVEAGASLVGGHTVDDEEPKFGLCVNGIVHPESLIRNVGAKPGDKLILTKPIGSGVLFNAVRSGKFTFRQLERETLPLIAALNGPAIEAAEEFEINACTDITGFGIAGHALEMAGGSKVSMILTFAAIPIFSGALDMYRKGETTGSNKANRALSAKHLCLRTELSGSAEELLFDPQTSGGLLLSIPEAQAERALKAIIARGAHTAAIIGEVTDPGDSAITVV, from the coding sequence ATCGGTCCGACGGTCCTGTCGGACGCCCTGAAAGGTCTCACCCCTCCGGATGATGCAAATCTTCTGGTCGGCTATGAAACGTCGGACGATGCCGCCGTCTACCGGCTTTCCGATGAGATTGCGATGATCAACACCGTTGATTTCATCACCCCGCCGGTGGACGATCCCTACTGGTTCGGGCAGATCGCCGCGGCAAACTCAATCTCCGACGTTTACTCGATGGGTGGCAGGCCCCTGACCGCCCTGAACGTGGTGATGTTTCCGAGCAAGCTGCTTGATATCGGGATTCTCGCGGACATCCTTAAAGGCAGCCACGACAAGGTGGTGGAAGCGGGGGCGTCCCTGGTCGGCGGCCATACCGTTGACGATGAGGAGCCGAAGTTCGGCCTGTGCGTGAACGGGATTGTCCACCCGGAGAGCCTGATCAGAAATGTCGGGGCAAAACCCGGCGACAAGCTGATCCTGACCAAACCGATCGGTTCCGGGGTGCTGTTCAATGCGGTCCGCTCGGGCAAATTCACTTTCAGGCAACTCGAGCGGGAAACCCTGCCGCTCATTGCCGCCCTGAACGGTCCGGCCATCGAGGCCGCCGAAGAGTTCGAGATCAATGCCTGCACCGACATCACCGGGTTCGGGATTGCCGGACACGCCCTGGAAATGGCTGGGGGCAGTAAAGTCTCCATGATTCTGACCTTTGCCGCCATCCCGATCTTCTCCGGCGCTCTCGATATGTACCGGAAGGGTGAAACAACCGGCAGCAACAAGGCCAACCGGGCGCTTTCCGCCAAACATCTGTGTTTGCGAACAGAACTGTCGGGCTCTGCCGAGGAACTGCTTTTCGACCCGCAGACTTCCGGCGGGCTGCTGCTCTCGATCCCGGAGGCCCAGGCCGAACGAGCGCTGAAAGCAATCATTGCCCGGGGTGCCCATACCGCTGCGATAATCGGCGAAGTGACCGACCCCGGAGACAGCGCAATCACCGTGGTGTAA
- a CDS encoding phosphate/phosphite/phosphonate ABC transporter substrate-binding protein: MFKKTVGFLAALFIFLGCIAASAASAETLTCWFPPGWKSKAPQAKAITDALSEKSGLTIRPIIAQNYPQILDAFTREEMNIVYVGSFVQAIINARGIGTALVQNMDGKELYSGVLVYPKGGDPEAILKNSPAEIAFAKGASSGESSAKAATNGLASIPTANHGATCGAVKAGKAKAGVVKNWWWNGNKDKFPELDMYRMPGISIEGNPDNVLTVSKAVPAVLAARIKDAAIAAKDAFGSPNMAAFDTSHLKFSLDLMAKGKIDPLNYSW, encoded by the coding sequence ATGTTCAAAAAGACCGTGGGATTTCTGGCTGCGTTATTCATATTCCTCGGCTGCATCGCCGCCTCTGCGGCCAGCGCCGAAACCCTGACCTGCTGGTTCCCGCCGGGCTGGAAAAGCAAGGCGCCGCAGGCCAAAGCGATCACCGATGCCCTTTCTGAAAAGTCCGGCCTGACCATCAGGCCGATTATCGCCCAGAACTACCCCCAGATCCTTGATGCCTTCACCAGGGAAGAAATGAATATCGTCTATGTCGGTTCCTTCGTTCAGGCGATCATCAACGCCCGCGGTATCGGCACCGCCCTGGTCCAGAACATGGACGGCAAGGAACTCTATTCCGGCGTGCTGGTCTATCCAAAAGGCGGCGACCCTGAAGCCATTCTCAAGAACAGCCCGGCTGAAATTGCTTTTGCCAAGGGCGCCTCATCAGGAGAATCCAGCGCCAAAGCAGCCACCAACGGCCTGGCCTCCATCCCGACCGCCAACCACGGCGCCACCTGCGGCGCGGTGAAAGCAGGGAAAGCCAAGGCCGGGGTGGTCAAGAATTGGTGGTGGAACGGCAACAAGGACAAATTCCCGGAACTTGACATGTACAGAATGCCGGGTATTTCCATCGAAGGAAATCCGGATAATGTTTTAACCGTGTCCAAGGCGGTCCCTGCGGTCCTTGCCGCCAGGATCAAAGACGCGGCAATCGCCGCAAAAGACGCCTTCGGGAGTCCCAATATGGCCGCCTTCGATACTTCACACCTCAAGTTCTCCCTGGATCTGATGGCAAAAGGAAAGATCGATCCGCTGAATTACAGCTGGTAA
- the hrpA gene encoding ATP-dependent RNA helicase HrpA gives MFKQINYPRDLPVAAAREEIVAAIRENQVVILAGDTGSGKSTQLPKMCLEAGRGAEKMIGCTQPRRLAATSVSARVTEELGEEGRELVGCKIRFADRTGSATRIKFMTDGILLAEARRDRELLAYDTIIIDEAHERSLNIDFLLGILRRLVDRRPDLKIIVTSATIDTAKFAAAFSGAPVIQVAGRTFPVETIYLPPEKDDEEGGHVGQAVEAVLDLHKRDLSGDILVFMPTENDVRESVDLLRKALAHDPGVKREAVVLPLFGRLSGKDQNRIFHPVRGRKIVVATNVAETSITVPGIRYVVDSGLARISIYNARARTRKLPVRPISRASSDQRRGRCGRTGPGICVRLYSEEDYLNRDEFTRPEIQRSDLAEVVLRMLSLHLGDPGTFPFIDPPSPQAIRDGFSLLFELGAIRMKGGDRRTAQLTARGKMMARLPLDPRISRMILEAKERNCLREISIIASALSIPDPRVRPAEHEKEADAAHEKFSKSGSDFLSFLAIWDECGRLPSLGRLSRFCRQNYLSYQRLREWRDIHGQIVSILQREKGFPLNSGEAPLDAVHQAIMSGSLRNIGFIKSKNIYQGGHDSEVMIFPGSSLFNKGGKWIMAAEFVETSRLFARCVANIRPEWIEPMARHLCRYSWSEPHWEKKRGQVVAFENVTLFGLIIEARRKVNYGAVKPEESRQIFIQEALVAGELGGDFPFLSHNKGLAEKLIEMEDRVRERDIMADDWTLFSFYEERIPAEVWDRNTLKRLLKKVGDDAFLMMREEDILKNEPGDEKLAAFPDEIEMGGFSLKLSYRFEPGAEDDGISVHVPVELVEHIEPGQMEWLVPGMLEEKLVFLLKALPKSLRRPLVPVPDTAGKLVAALPFGRGHFFGVLRDHIRALYQIDIERHNWQVDALPDHLRPRYCLQDTTGRVIRASRDFADIATAPSAKVIGESSETVEKIRGRYEREGVCEWDFEGLPERIAVKDNHGRLQGFLWPALEENSQGGVNVRLCSSRTESRALTRRGLLALYRPLFNNFKGVKKEFAVSQENWALFEGLPGRVEFNESLRWFILEEVFSTREGRIPGRDEFEERAAAVRGEGIFRLGRRLLDQVVALLKERRAVLDLIVRFHGITVKGRKEVSADFHDHLAKAVPDNFLDIFDGARMKAAIRSLKALQIRIEREHADPARDRVRSGKVKIHDERLAVAISRQVFSPEYDRQLEEFRQMVDEYRISVFAQELKTAFPVSEKRLEEKWRELNGLL, from the coding sequence ATGTTCAAACAAATAAATTATCCCCGGGATTTACCGGTTGCCGCAGCACGGGAAGAGATCGTGGCCGCTATCCGGGAAAACCAGGTGGTGATCCTTGCCGGCGACACCGGTTCCGGCAAGTCGACCCAGCTGCCGAAGATGTGTCTGGAGGCGGGGCGGGGAGCGGAGAAGATGATCGGCTGCACCCAGCCCAGACGGCTTGCTGCAACCTCCGTTTCCGCCCGGGTCACCGAAGAGCTTGGCGAAGAGGGGAGGGAACTTGTCGGCTGCAAGATCAGGTTTGCCGACCGGACCGGCAGCGCGACCCGGATCAAGTTCATGACCGACGGGATCCTGCTGGCCGAGGCGAGGCGAGACCGGGAGCTTCTCGCCTATGACACGATCATCATCGATGAAGCGCATGAACGAAGCCTGAATATTGATTTCCTGCTGGGCATCCTGCGCAGGCTGGTCGACAGGCGGCCCGACCTGAAAATCATCGTCACCTCGGCCACCATCGATACCGCGAAATTCGCCGCAGCGTTTTCCGGGGCGCCGGTCATCCAGGTTGCCGGCCGGACCTTTCCGGTTGAGACCATCTACTTACCGCCGGAAAAAGATGACGAGGAAGGAGGCCATGTCGGGCAGGCGGTCGAAGCGGTCCTTGATCTGCACAAACGAGATCTCTCGGGCGATATCCTGGTCTTCATGCCGACCGAAAACGATGTCCGGGAGTCGGTCGATCTCTTGCGCAAGGCCCTTGCCCACGACCCCGGGGTCAAAAGGGAAGCGGTGGTCCTGCCGCTTTTCGGCAGGCTGTCGGGTAAAGACCAGAACCGGATCTTTCACCCGGTCCGGGGAAGAAAGATCGTGGTGGCGACGAACGTTGCCGAGACCTCGATCACCGTTCCCGGCATCCGCTATGTGGTCGATTCCGGACTCGCCAGAATCTCGATTTACAACGCCCGGGCGCGGACCAGAAAACTGCCGGTGCGCCCGATTTCCAGGGCGAGCAGTGATCAGCGGCGAGGCCGTTGCGGCCGGACCGGGCCGGGCATCTGCGTGCGGCTTTATTCCGAAGAGGATTATCTGAACCGGGATGAGTTCACCAGGCCCGAGATCCAGCGGTCCGACCTTGCCGAAGTGGTCTTGCGGATGCTCTCCCTGCACCTTGGCGATCCGGGGACTTTCCCCTTTATCGACCCGCCTTCACCCCAGGCGATCCGTGATGGTTTCAGCCTGCTCTTTGAACTGGGGGCGATCAGGATGAAAGGGGGTGACCGGCGTACCGCCCAGCTTACCGCACGGGGCAAGATGATGGCGCGCCTTCCCCTTGACCCGAGAATATCGCGGATGATCCTGGAGGCGAAAGAGCGCAACTGCCTGCGGGAAATTTCGATTATCGCTTCCGCCCTGTCAATCCCCGACCCCCGGGTCCGGCCTGCGGAACATGAAAAAGAGGCGGACGCAGCCCACGAGAAATTTTCCAAATCCGGCTCGGATTTCCTTTCATTTCTGGCCATCTGGGATGAGTGCGGCCGGCTGCCGAGTTTGGGACGCTTGAGCCGCTTCTGCCGGCAGAATTATCTGTCATACCAGCGGCTGCGGGAATGGCGTGATATCCATGGCCAGATAGTGTCTATCCTGCAGAGGGAAAAGGGGTTCCCACTGAACAGCGGTGAGGCCCCCCTCGATGCGGTCCATCAGGCGATCATGAGCGGCAGCCTGCGGAACATCGGATTCATCAAGAGCAAGAACATTTACCAGGGAGGGCATGACAGCGAGGTCATGATCTTTCCGGGGTCGTCTCTGTTCAACAAGGGCGGCAAATGGATCATGGCCGCCGAGTTCGTGGAAACATCGAGGCTCTTTGCCCGCTGCGTCGCGAACATCCGGCCGGAATGGATCGAGCCGATGGCCCGCCATCTCTGCCGCTACAGCTGGAGTGAGCCGCACTGGGAAAAGAAGCGGGGCCAGGTGGTGGCCTTTGAGAATGTGACCCTCTTCGGGCTCATCATCGAGGCGCGGCGCAAGGTCAACTATGGGGCGGTCAAGCCCGAGGAGTCGCGCCAGATCTTTATTCAGGAGGCGCTCGTTGCCGGTGAGCTTGGCGGTGACTTCCCTTTTCTTTCGCACAACAAGGGACTTGCCGAAAAACTGATCGAGATGGAAGACCGGGTCCGGGAACGGGACATCATGGCCGACGACTGGACACTCTTCTCCTTTTATGAAGAAAGAATCCCGGCCGAGGTCTGGGACCGGAACACCCTGAAAAGGCTGCTGAAAAAGGTCGGTGATGATGCGTTCCTGATGATGCGGGAAGAGGACATCCTCAAAAATGAGCCGGGTGACGAAAAACTTGCCGCCTTCCCCGATGAAATCGAGATGGGCGGGTTTTCCCTGAAACTTTCCTACCGGTTCGAGCCGGGGGCCGAAGACGACGGAATTTCCGTTCATGTCCCGGTGGAGCTTGTCGAGCATATCGAACCCGGGCAAATGGAGTGGCTGGTGCCCGGCATGCTTGAGGAAAAGCTGGTCTTCCTTCTGAAAGCCCTTCCCAAATCCCTCCGCCGACCGCTGGTGCCGGTGCCCGACACCGCCGGAAAACTTGTCGCGGCTCTTCCCTTCGGCCGCGGCCATTTTTTCGGGGTGCTGCGTGACCATATCCGCGCCCTCTACCAGATCGATATCGAGCGCCATAACTGGCAGGTGGACGCTCTTCCCGACCATCTGCGGCCGCGATACTGCCTGCAGGACACCACCGGCAGGGTGATCAGGGCCAGCCGGGATTTTGCTGATATCGCGACGGCCCCGTCCGCTAAGGTGATCGGCGAATCTTCGGAGACCGTCGAAAAGATCAGGGGCCGGTACGAAAGGGAAGGAGTCTGCGAATGGGATTTTGAAGGGCTGCCCGAGAGAATCGCGGTCAAGGACAACCACGGCAGGTTGCAGGGTTTTCTCTGGCCCGCCCTTGAGGAGAACAGTCAGGGCGGAGTCAACGTCCGGTTGTGCTCAAGCCGCACGGAGAGCCGGGCTCTCACCCGGCGAGGGCTGCTTGCCCTTTATCGCCCCCTGTTCAACAACTTCAAGGGGGTCAAAAAGGAATTCGCGGTCTCCCAGGAAAACTGGGCGCTTTTTGAGGGCTTGCCGGGCAGGGTGGAATTCAATGAATCCTTACGCTGGTTCATTCTGGAGGAAGTGTTTTCCACCAGGGAGGGACGGATTCCAGGGCGTGATGAGTTTGAGGAGAGAGCGGCCGCGGTCAGGGGTGAAGGCATCTTCCGCCTCGGCCGTCGGCTCCTGGACCAGGTGGTTGCCCTGCTTAAGGAAAGAAGAGCGGTTCTCGACCTGATTGTCCGGTTTCATGGGATTACCGTCAAGGGTCGCAAGGAGGTCTCGGCGGATTTTCACGACCATCTCGCCAAAGCGGTGCCCGATAATTTTCTCGACATCTTCGACGGAGCGAGGATGAAGGCCGCGATCCGATCCCTGAAGGCGCTGCAGATCCGGATCGAAAGAGAGCATGCCGACCCCGCCAGGGACCGGGTGCGGTCCGGGAAGGTGAAAATTCATGACGAGAGGCTGGCCGTGGCCATATCCCGGCAGGTCTTTTCGCCCGAGTATGACCGCCAACTGGAGGAGTTCCGGCAGATGGTCGACGAATACCGGATCTCGGTCTTCGCCCAGGAACTGAAAACCGCCTTCCCGGTTTCTGAAAAAAGACTCGAAGAGAAGTGGCGGGAATTGAACGGGCTTTTGTAA
- a CDS encoding type II toxin-antitoxin system VapC family toxin, whose amino-acid sequence MKILIDTHILLWASAEPTRLDERQRAALETMTNTIYVSSVSLAELMIKASLGKLVVDFDVVELCLESGFEILDLKGQDVLPLKDMPFHHQDPFDRLIVAQSMVNNYPVMTNDPKFKLYDCPLF is encoded by the coding sequence ATGAAAATCCTTATCGACACCCATATCCTGCTCTGGGCCTCGGCGGAGCCGACACGATTGGATGAGAGACAACGGGCTGCCCTTGAAACCATGACCAATACGATCTACGTCAGTTCGGTCTCTCTTGCCGAGTTAATGATCAAAGCATCGCTGGGTAAGCTGGTTGTCGATTTCGATGTCGTGGAACTTTGCCTCGAGAGCGGCTTTGAAATCCTCGATCTCAAGGGCCAAGACGTTTTGCCTCTCAAGGATATGCCTTTTCATCACCAAGATCCTTTCGACCGGCTGATTGTTGCCCAGAGTATGGTTAACAACTATCCGGTCATGACCAACGATCCGAAATTCAAACTCTACGACTGCCCCCTGTTTTGA
- a CDS encoding type II toxin-antitoxin system prevent-host-death family antitoxin — protein sequence MIVNISEAKANLSKLISMAYHGEKVVIAKNNLPLVDLVPHKPEGKRRLGLLAGKLKVPDDIMDEDETINAMFYGDDKAELSSSATHTDK from the coding sequence ATGATCGTCAATATTTCGGAAGCCAAGGCAAATTTATCAAAATTGATCAGTATGGCCTATCACGGCGAGAAGGTGGTCATCGCCAAGAACAACCTGCCCCTGGTTGACTTGGTGCCCCACAAGCCCGAGGGAAAACGACGGCTGGGGTTGTTGGCCGGCAAACTCAAGGTGCCGGACGACATCATGGATGAAGACGAAACGATCAACGCGATGTTTTACGGTGACGATAAAGCTGAGTTGAGCAGCTCGGCTACTCATACTGATAAGTGA
- a CDS encoding type II toxin-antitoxin system HicB family antitoxin: MKTMKHKGYSARIEYSDEDSCFIGHIAGISDVVGFHGEAVSELRMAFAEAVDDYLETCKKAGKQPQKPFSGKLMLRIPPKVHAAVAQAAEVSGKSINQWVADKLDQAAHSH, encoded by the coding sequence ATGAAAACGATGAAACATAAAGGGTATAGCGCCCGCATTGAATACAGTGATGAAGATAGTTGCTTTATCGGCCACATCGCAGGTATTAGTGATGTTGTCGGCTTTCACGGTGAAGCCGTGAGTGAATTACGCATGGCATTTGCGGAGGCGGTTGACGACTATCTGGAGACATGCAAAAAAGCGGGCAAGCAACCCCAAAAGCCATTTTCCGGTAAATTGATGCTGCGTATCCCGCCAAAGGTCCATGCGGCAGTTGCTCAAGCTGCGGAAGTGAGCGGGAAAAGTATTAACCAATGGGTAGCGGATAAGCTTGACCAAGCAGCACATTCACATTGA
- a CDS encoding type II toxin-antitoxin system HicA family toxin, with product MNSKQQSTLRAIFTNPVPMNLDFKRMESLFLALGAKLIEGDGSRVRFVLNDVVVSFHRPHPHKEAKPYQVRDARSFLKQAGVKA from the coding sequence ATGAACAGTAAACAGCAAAGTACATTACGAGCTATTTTCACAAATCCAGTTCCGATGAACCTTGATTTTAAACGGATGGAATCACTGTTTCTGGCGTTAGGTGCAAAATTGATAGAAGGGGATGGTTCTCGAGTTCGATTTGTCTTAAACGATGTCGTGGTAAGTTTTCACAGACCACATCCTCACAAAGAAGCAAAACCTTACCAGGTAAGGGACGCACGTTCTTTTTTAAAACAAGCAGGAGTGAAGGCATGA